One window of Nicotiana tomentosiformis chromosome 11, ASM39032v3, whole genome shotgun sequence genomic DNA carries:
- the LOC104118781 gene encoding uncharacterized protein: MAKGLQLFVSRLSFYTTNERLKKLFSPFGVVTEARLVKDPRTQRPKGFGFVTFESEEDARNALNSINGRIVDGRLIFVEVAQNTQATENKTSRK, encoded by the exons ATGGCAAAAGGGTTGCAGCTATTCGTCAGca GATTATCGTTTTACACTACGAATGAAAGATTGAAGAAGCTCTTTTCACCTTTTGGCGTTGTTACAGAAG CGAGGCTTGTTAAAGACCCAAGAACTCAAAGGCCTAAAGGTTTTGGATTTGTTACCTTTGAGTCAGAAGAAGATGCTCGGAATGCATTGAATTCCATTAACGGAAGG ATTGTTGATGGAAGACTGATTTTTGTGGAAGTTGCTCAGAATACACAAGCTACAGAAAACAAAACATCCCGTAAATAA
- the LOC104118780 gene encoding protein FATTY ACID EXPORT 2, chloroplastic-like yields MGEFLAIAQSSIVLPNFRVQAWSQRQHFFAHSQPLRSLCSSLHPLNTPCTMYPNLSTRSKPSYWGVKGRVVSDSTMPTTFTVDSAGPGIDILPETGGGGDDSGSANGGGGGGGDDGGNNNNDGGNEGESDEGKDHNNKKKMALSMSQKLTLGYAFLVGAGGFMGYLKSGSTKSLIAGGVSASLLYSVYVMLPTQPVLASSMGFVLSAALLGVMGSRFLKSKKVFPAGVVSFVSLVMTGGYLHGILRTAH; encoded by the coding sequence ATGGGAGAATTTTTGGCCATTGCTCAATCCTCCATAGTGCTTCCTAACTTTCGCGTCCAAGCTTGGAGTCAAAGGCAGCATTTCTTTGCTCATAGTCAGCCATTGAGGTCACTTTGTTCATCTCTACATCCATTGAATACCCCTTGCACAATGTACCCAAACTTGTCCACTCGATCAAAGCCTTCCTACTGGGGAGTCAAAGGCAGGGTTGTCTCTGATTCTACAATGCCAACCACCTTCACTGTTGATTCAGCAGGGCCGGGAATTGATATTCTGCCAGAGACAGGTGGTGGTGGAGATGATTCTGGGAGTGCAAATGGCGGTGGTGGTGGTGGGGGAGATGATGGTggcaataataataatgatgGTGGCAACGAGGGGGAGTCAGATGAAGGCAAGGATCATAACAATAAAAAGAAAATGGCCCTTTCCATGTCCCAAAAACTGACATTGGGCTATGCTTTCTTGGTTGGAGCGGGTGGTTTTATGGGTTATCTGAAGAGTGGCAGCACGAAGTCACTGATTGCAGGTGGAGTTTCTGCCTCCCTTTTGTACTCTGTTTATGTTATGCTTCCAACACAACCTGTTTTGGCATCATCAATGGGTTTCGTCCTCTCGGCTGCACTTCTGGGAGTAATGGGATCTCGTTTTCTGAAGTCAAAGAAGGTTTTTCCAGCTGGGGTTGTCTCCTTTGTGTCTCTTGTTATGACTGGTGGTTATCTGCATGGAATATTGCGCACTGCACATTAG